From a region of the Panicum virgatum strain AP13 chromosome 2K, P.virgatum_v5, whole genome shotgun sequence genome:
- the LOC120672160 gene encoding CAX-interacting protein 4-like, which yields MPATAGRVRMPANNRVHSSAALQTHGIWQSAIGYDPYAPENNKQQPGRPSSSVSANAAAAAANDANAAAAAAASGSGSGDGNAYSSFQGLLALARITGSNSDETRGACKKCGRVGHLTFQCRNFLSVKDLDLDDADAQAAAQAAAQAKFDEIKKKAAAGGNADEVSDEEDEDEDSDSSDSDIDPELEKIIAERERARNGGRRSRDEEKKSSHHHRSSSSKRRSRHNRSRKSDDSDDEEEEGRRGRDRKRASRSKKHERLDEDSSDDSESDRKRHRKSRKDRKRRRSHHRSDSSDDEDISGGEERRRRHHQKRRHHRREASDSDSGVSESAAEKRSSRRRRHRRSESSGSDEDKRHDQRGAKRSGEKSRDRKRS from the coding sequence ATGCCTGCGACGGCAGGGCGCGTGCGCATGCCCGCGAACAACCGCGTGCACAGCAGCGCGGCGCTGCAGACGCACGGCATCTGGCAGAGCGCCATCGGGTACGACCCCTACGCGCCCGAGAACAACAAGCAGCAGCCGGGCCGCCCCTCGTCCTCCGTCtccgccaacgccgccgccgccgccgccaacgatgccaacgccgccgcagcagccgccgcctccggatcCGGGTCCGGCGACGGCAACGCCTACAGCAGCTTCCAGGGCCTCCTCGCGCTCGCGCGCATCACCGGCTCCAACTCCGACGAGACACGCGGCGCCTGCAAAAAGTGCGGCCGCGTCGGCCACCTCACCTTCCAGTGCCGCAATTTCCTCTCCGTCAAGGACCTCGACCTGGACGACGCTGATGCCCAGGCTGCCGCGCAGGCGGCTGCGCAGGCCAAGTTCGATGAGATCAAGAAGAAGGCTGCAGCCGGCGGGAATGCAGATGAGGTTTCCGatgaggaggacgaggacgaggacagCGATTCCTCTGATTCCGACATcgatcctgagctggagaagatAATTGCTGAGCGCGAACGTGCCAGGAATGGGGGACGGAGGTCCAGGGACGAAGAGAAAAAGTCAAGCCACCaccacaggagcagcagcagcaagagaaGATCAAGGCACAACAGGAGCAGGAAAAGCGATGATAGTGACGATGAAGAGGAGGAAGGCAGAAGAGGCAGGGACAGGAAGAGGGCTAGCAGATCGAAGAAGCATGAAAGATTAGATGAGGATAGCAGTGATGACAGTGAATCTGATAGGAAAAGGCACAGGAAGAGCAGGAAGGACAGGAAGAGGCGCAGGAGCCACCACAGAAGTGACTCATCGGATGACGAGGATATATCTGGAGGTGAAGAAAGGAGGCGCCGGCACCACCAGAAGCGGCGCCATCACCGGCGGGAAGCATCTGACAGTGACAGTGGTGTTAGTGAGTCTGCAGCTGAAAAGAGATCCAGCAGGCGGAGGAGGCATCGCAGGTCAGAAAGCAGTGGGTCGGATGAGGATAAGCGACATGATCAACGGGGAGCAAAGCGTTCTGGGGAGAAGAGCAGGGACCGCAAGAGGAGCTAA